The Martelella endophytica genome contains the following window.
TGCGAAGACTGTTCTTCATCGCGCGCTCGGTCGGGTGGAGATGGGCGATGCGCGCGTCCTTGGGATCGGCCAGCCGCTCCAGCAGGCCCTTTGCCACCAGCCCCTTCAGCACCCGGCTGAAATTGCTGGTCGGCAGTCCGCAGGCATCGGCGGCGCGGCGCGCGGACACACCCGGGTTTCGCCCCACGAACCGCATCACGCTGATTTCGATCGGCGTGCACGGCCCCGGTTCGAGGTTGGACGGAGCGGGAAGCTGCCGGGCCACCGCGTGGACGAGGTCGGCCAGTTCATAAAGCGCAGCGTCATGCTCCTTGCCCATGTGTCGGCCCTTTTGCTATCGTCTGATAGCTATCATGTAATAGTATTTTATGAAACGTCAAGGGAGTCCGCTATGCGAAAGGCTGAAGGAGATAGTCGTTCCGAAAAGCGAACGGGGCCCGAAGAGGCCCCGTTGCAGATTGGTCAGGAAGGAACAGGCTTCCTTAAAAATCCCAGTCGTCGTCTTCCGTCGCGACTGCCTTGCCGATGACGTA
Protein-coding sequences here:
- a CDS encoding MarR family winged helix-turn-helix transcriptional regulator, which produces MGKEHDAALYELADLVHAVARQLPAPSNLEPGPCTPIEISVMRFVGRNPGVSARRAADACGLPTSNFSRVLKGLVAKGLLERLADPKDARIAHLHPTERAMKNSLRMRDAWSAALGGAALDPDTIATVTQALRRIEAHLAHPSTVDARSTNAPHFHDDP